TTAGAAAATTCATTATTTGGATTGCCACAAGGTTCAGCATTTACTCAAGCTGGTTCAAGTAATGTGTTCCAAGCTGCTCCACAAATTTTACGTGATAACGGCAACTATACAAGTGCTGTTTTCCATGGAAATGTCGGCTCTTTCTGGAATCGTGATAACACATACAAATCTTTTGGATTTAATTACTTCTTTGATGCAAGTTATTATGATGTTTCTGATGGGAACACATTGGAGTATGGATTAAAAGATAAATTATTATTCCAAGAATCTACTCAGTATTTAGAACAGTTGCCGCAACCTTTCTATGCTAAATTCTTAACTGTAACGAATCATTTCCCGTATCCACTAGATGATGATAATGTTGAGTTTCCAAGAGCAACTACGGGTGATAGCACTATTGATGGCTATTTTGCCACTGCTCATTATTTAGATCAATCCGTTAAAGAATTCTTTGATTATTTAAAAGCTTCAGGCTTATATGATAATTCAATGATTGTCCTTTACGGAGATCATTATGGTATTTCTAATTCAAGAAATCCTTCATTAGCACCCCTACTTGGGAAAACTTCTGAAGAATGGACAGATTACGACAATGCCTTAGTCCAACGTGTACCATTTATGTACCATATCCCTGGTCAAACCAACGGTGGTATTAAAAGTGAATTTGGTGGACAAATTGATGTCTTGCCTACCCTATTACATTTATTAGGTGTTGATACGACAAATGAAGATGGATTTATCCAGTTTGGGACAGATTTAACTTCTCCTGAACACGATCAAACTGTCGCTTTCCGTAACGGAAGCTTTGTTACACCAAAATATACGGTTATGGGAACTAAAATTTACGATACTAAAACAGGAGCTTTAATCACTGATCCTAGCGAAGAAGTTTTAGCTGAAGTTGAAGTATTACGAACTGGAGTCGAAAAACAATTAAATCTCTCAGATAGTATTATCAATAGTGATTTATTACGTTATTACACCCCTGCTAACTTCACTCCTGTTGATCCAACTGTCTTTAATTATAAAAATCAAGTTGATCAATTGAAAGAAGCTGCTAAAAAACTTGGCGATGAAAATACTAGCTTAATCAATCAAAAAGATGGACAATCTACTGTTGAACTTTATAAAACAGATGCTCCTGAATTAATGACCGATGCTGAAAAAGCAGCTAAAGCTGCTGCAGATTCCGCTGCAGAAGCTGCAAAGGAAGACGCTACAAAATAACTAGTTTAAAAGAAGGTAAACGGGTTGATACATTACCTGGTTTACCTTCTTTTTTTGTCTTTTATTTTTCTTAAATAAATGCTAAAAATGCATTAACTGTTCACACTTTTTTCATACTCTTTTATTATACTTAGATAATAGACTAACAATGAGGGAGGAATATACACAATGACTATTTTCGAACGGGCTGTTTTACGTATTCGACATACGCCTATGAGAAGCATTCTTGTTTTCTTTCTGTATGTTGCGTTCAGTTTAATTTTAGTTTTCTTATTCTCAATGTTAACTCAACTTAATTTTTCTTTAGATACTATAAATGAAACCTTAAATTTAAAGCAAAGCGATTTAACAATTAATACAGATTTTTTTCAGTCATTAGCTGAAACAATTAAGCATAAACAAGATATAGTCGGCCAACTCCTTTTATTTACCATTGTATTTGGTGCAATTGGCTTTACTGCTCTCCATGGACTATTACTTTTCTTTAGAAGAAAAGAGCTTTTAAATTTTCGTTTAATTGGCGAAAAGAAAAGAAAAATCTTTTTTCAACTCGTGCTAGAAAATCTAATTTTATTAAATGTTTTTTTATTGTTTTTATTTGTTACAAGCGTCTTTTTCCGGCAACCTGTGGCACAACAACTCAATCAAATTGAGCAAAATTTTGTTGGAAAGACTGAAAAACATTTCCTTATTCAAACGAATTCAACTATTATATCTGCTACGCAGGATGATAAATTACCAAGTGAGAATCCGCAACCCTATAAAGAAGGTGTCTCAAAGTTTAATACAGTCACCTTAACAGATGCTAACCAAACTATTGGAACAAACCCTCAGAGGTTCGTTCAGTTTGCCTTAGGAATGAATTTATTCACACTATTGTGTATGTCACCAGCAGCCTTATGGTTTCTTAATCGAAATACTTTGAAATACGGATGACCATGCATACTTAAAGAGCTTTTTATCAGACCAGCTCTTTTTTGCCAACTCCTCGAGAAAAAGATAAAATCTAGAGAGGACAAAAAGCGTCCTATCAGATTTTCCTATTTTCTTGCCAGGCCTAACCAGTCCAACAAACTTTTTATTTTCATACAGGAGGTTACGTTAAATCATGATGACTCATTTAAAATCAAAGAACACTACTTTTCCATTTACTGAACAGTCTCTTTATACCATTGCTATTGGAAATGATAAAGAAGAAAAAAAAGTGATTCAATCGTTAACTAGGTTATTCAGTTCTTCTGAACGGGAAAAGATTGGATATATTCTAAAAGAACCTGCGTTTATTCATTACTTTACGATTTTACAGAATATTTTATTAACTGTAAAATTAGCGAAACCTAAACTCCGTTCTCCTGAATTGCTTATATTAGATGCTTTGGAAGAAAGTTATATCTCTCCTGACTTAGCAAATAAAAAAATCGATTCTCTAACAGATGAACAAAAAAAGGAAGTTCAATTAATTGCAAGTTTGTGTGCTGAAAAAAAAATAATTTTAGTTGATGATTGGCTAAAGAATGAAAATGGACCCCAATTAAAAAATTGGATTATGATTTTTAAAAGCTTAATTAAACAAAAAGGTCTCTCAATTATTGTTCTTACATCGGATGATAATATTGCTAATCTTGGTGATATCCAACTATCTCCAGCAGATCTTTAATTAGTTATTACCTGTTAAAATGAATAAAATCCGATTAAATATAGGAGAAATTCTCCTATATTTAATCGGATTTTTCTATATCTATAAAAATTTAACTGCCAAATGCACTCTTACTTAAGCTTTTAAATCAGGATTCTCTAACTTTTCAGTAGTTCCTTCTTCAATCACTTCTTTTGGAAAACTTAATCTAAATGTAGTACCTTGATCTGGAACACTTTCAACTGTTACTTTCCCATCATGCAAATTCATTAATTGTTGCACGATAGCCAAGCCTAAACCAGACTCACCAAATTTTGTGTTCTTTCTAGAAACATCTGCTTTATAGTAACGTTCCCAGATATTTTTGACTTCCTCAGCAGTCATTCCAATCCCTGTATCTGTAATTTCAATCACAGTTTCTTTTAAACCTGCTAATCCAATAACTGAAATTTGACCATCCTTTGTAAATTGAATCGCATTTTGAACAATATTCACTATCACTTGGACGAAACGGTCATAATCAGCGTACACAGTCAATTCTCGAGGACAATCAAGTGTAAGTTTGTTACCTGATTCTTCAGCCTTTCCGCTCAATTGTTGGACGATGCTTTCCAAGGCATCATGGACGTTAAATGTATAACGGCTTAAAGTGATTTGATTGGAACGAATTTTTTCATAATCTAAATTTTCATTAACTAAACGAATGAGGCGTCTAGTTTCATTTTGCATCAATGTAATACTCCGCTTTTTTTGCTCTTCTGGAAAAACGTCGTATTCTAGACCCTCTAAAAGCCCGTTAATGGTTGTTAACGGCGTTCTCATCTCATGAGCCGCATCTGCCATAAACTGCCTTCTCCGGTTCTCCTGACGCTCTATTTCTTCATTTGATTCTTTTAATGAGCTAGCCATCGTATTGAAATCTTCTGCTAAATCATCAAATTCATCACGATCTTTACTTTCTAAATGGACATCAAAATCACCTTTTGAAATTCGGTGCGTAGCACTACGCAAGCGATTAATCCGTTTGACTTGATATTGTGCTAAAACAAAGCTGAGTATTAACGCACAGATCGTTGAAATAACTAACGCAAAATAAAGATTTTTTTTCAGCTCGGATATACTTCCCTTAATATTGCTCATGGGCGCATCCACATACACAATTCCCGCAAATTCTTGCGTCTCTGTATAGACAAAGGACACTAAAACCCATAATTGCTTATTTTTATTCCCTAATAAATCAATGGGAGAATCACCTTTTGAGCTAACCTCGTTCCCTTTAGTTAATTCCTTCAAATCTGCATCTGATATATTTAAATATTTGCCTTTATCTCGCTTTGGCGAAATAATTTGCTTATTAGTGTCCGTAACATAAATCCTAACACCCTGGTTGTGTAATAATAATTCCGCCCATTCGGCATTCTCAACTAAACGATTTTCAATAATAGTGTTGGCATAACTACTTAATTGGCTCTCCAAATTTTCTTGAACAGTATCTGTTGTAAATTTAAGAAAAGAAAACCCTAAAATAACTAAGACCGTCATGATTACTGCAAAAAAGGCTAACATTTGCTGATAAAGATATTTCATAGCTATTCAACTCCGCTGTCGTCAAATTTATAGCCCACTCCCCAAACTGTTTGAATCACTTGCGGACCTGTTTTTTCAATTTTTTGGCGTAATTTTTTAATATGAGCATCAACTGTTCGTTCATCCCCATAATATTGATAATCCCAAACTAATGTTAGTAACTGCTCTCGAGAAAAAACTTGCTTTGGACTTTTAGCTAATGTATAAAGCAATTCAAATTCTTTTGGTGTTAATCCTTCAATCGGCTTTTCAAATAAGAAAGCTTCTCGTGTTTTTGTGTTAATTTTCAAATGATCTGTTGCCACTTCAAAATCTTCATCCAACTTATGCTTTGGTACTTCTTCATGGCTAGTTAAATCTGCTCTACGGTGTAACGCCTTCAGTCTGGCAATTAGTGTTAGTGGACTAAAAGGCTTCGTTACATAGTCATCTGCGCCCATTTCCAAGCCAATCACTTGATCGCTCTCTGAATCTTTAGCTGTTAACATGATAATCGGCACTGTCTCCGATACTTTACGAATTTCACGGCAGATTTGAATTCCATCCATTGTTGGTAAATTTAAATCTAGTGTCACAATATCCCAAGAATCTGGCTGCTCTAAAAAAGCATCTAAGCCCTCTTTTCCGTCTTGTTTAAACGTAGCATCCCAATTTTCCTTCAAAAAAAACATTTCCATCATTTCACAAACAGATTGGTTATCTTCTATCATTAATATTTTCATTGCTATCCCTCTTTTCGATTCGATTCACCTTCACTCTTTTCATTATACTATTTTTATCGGTTGAAACAAAGTAACTCGTTAAAGAATCAAGTTTTCTTCATAAAGTATTCATATCCAGCAAATGACTTTGCTATACGGCATCTACTACTATTTCATAGCAAAATAAAAAGCTGCACCCTTTTATTTGGGTACAGCTTTGATTATTTAATCTAAAATAGTAACTTGGACTGAACGTACACCCCACTGATAACATGCATCAACTGTTGCAAAATGAACATCAATTTTATTTCCAACAATCGCTCCACCTGTATCACCAGCAATGGCTTCACCATATCCTTCTACGAATACACGGCTTCCTAATGGAATTACATTAGGGTCAACAGCAATTACATTTGACGTTTGTCTTAAATCAATGCCAAGTGCTGTAAACGAGGACATTCCTGGTTCGCTTGTGCTATATGCTGTAGCTGAAACAGTTACGACACGCCCACTTGGTGCCGCTGCAGTTGGAGTTGTTTCAACAGTTGGTGCTGGTGCTACTTCTGCAACTGCCTCTACTGGTTGAGTAACAGGTGCTTCTGCAACTACTGCTGGTTCTGGTGCTACTTCAACAACTGGTGCTGGTGCTTCCCAAGATAATTTTGAAGTTTCAATAGTAGTTGGATCTTTTTCAGTTTGAATTTTTATTGTTTGACCAACTTGAATGATTGAATCAATCGTTAATCCGGCATTCCATTTCATTAAATCTTCTAATGAAACTTCAAATGCTTTAGCAATATTTTCAATAGTGTCTCCTGCTTCTACAGTATAATTTGCAACTGTAGATGTTTTTTCTACTTTAGTTACTTTTGACATACTTGGTGTTTGATCTTTTAAAGTTTGAGCTGCTAATAGCTCTTGTACAATAGTCTTTGAATCATTATTAGAGTTTTTTTGAGTAGTTAAGTTAGCTAACACAGTTTGTCCAGATAGTGTTGCTACATTTTTAGGTACCACCTGTTCTGAGTTATCATCTAATGTTGCTGCTAAGGCAGAAGATACTCCTGCTATACCTACAAATAATGTAGATGCTATAGCAATCGATAGAATTCTTTTTTTCATATGTTTATTTTCCTCCTGTTCGCTATGAAGAAAATAATACCATTTCTATCTAAGCCCTAGGTTACTCATTGATTAAGCCTATGTGACGGCCCACCCCTATTCAAAGAAAAACCCGTTATACTTGTAAATTTTCTGACAATTCATTTTTTTTAATTTATTTTAGTTTTTTTGAAACTAAAATTTGAAATCGAAACCATTCCTAATTCTATCACTTTTTTGTTATCTATTATTTTTCAAAAAATTTCACATTTTGTTTTCTAATTATTTTTATACGTCAAAAAAACCCTTTTTAATATTACATTTTTTTAGTAATCATCACAAATTATAACGTTATTTTATTTATAAACAAGAAAAGAAAAAGCCAGAACCTGTCTCTATTACAGTTCGTTAACAAGTAAGGCAGAGCTTTTTAAGGTTCAACTATCGCTATTGTCTCTTCCGTTCGTTTATTTTGTAAAAATTGAATTTCTTCAACACGCATTTCTACAACAAATATAGTAATATTTTCACTATTGATGTAGCTTCGTGATTGCATCTTTCCATTAATACCAATTAAATCCCCTTTCTCGCAATATAAATCTAATAATTTTGCAACTTTCCCCCAAGCAACAAGTGGAATAAAATCAGCTTGCTGTTGTTGTTCGGTTTTAAAAATACGTTGTACAGCAATTGTATTATTAACAACTGACTTACTTTCCCCTACCTCTTGTAATTGAATCTCTCTAACTAAACGGCCAACCAAAGTAACTTGATTCATTTATTCTCACACCTTTCTATAGTAGACTCTATGCAAAAACAACTCTTTAATTTTTATTTTAACTATACTATACAAAAAAAGTGCTAAATTAGATAAACTAATTTAGCACTTTTTTTAATTTTTTGGTCCTTTTGTAAAAAAGCTAAAGATATGTTCCCAAGTATTTTGGCTAAAAACAGCAAAAGGATTGCCATCACCTAATAGTCCAAATCCAATCATTGCTCCAATTAAAAACGTTAGAATAATCACAACAATGACAATTAATACCTTGAGAGGTGTTGGAATTGCTCCCATTTTTTCTTTCTTATTTGGCATTATTTCCACCTCATTCAATTAACTAAGCATTATTCCTACATATAGGATATAAGTCGCTATCAGAGATAAAATAATTAACGACGTTTTTTGCTAATATTTTCCAATAAGATACCTGTACCTAATGCGACTGCATCTAATGGACGCTCCGCAACAAAAACTGGAACTTTTAGTTCTTCCGCAAATAATTGATCAATTCCATCTAACAAGGCACCACCACCTGTTAAAATAATCCCGCGATCAATAATATCCGCTGATAATTCTGGTGGAGTTTGTTCTAAAACATCTTTTGCTTGTTGTACAATTAGCATCATTGATTCATTTAGTGCTTCTTGAACTTCATCAGAAGTAATCGTAATTGTTCTTGGTAAACCACTGACCATATCGCGACCACGAACATCCATTGAATCAGAACGATTTTTAGGGAAAACTGTTCCAATTTCAATTTTAATTGATTCAGCAGTTCTTTCACCAATCAATAATTTATATTTTTTCTTCACATACTGTGTGATTTCACTATCTAATTTGTCACCAGCTAATTTTAATGAACGACTAGTTACGATATCTCCCATTGATAAAACAGCGATATCACTAGTTCCTCCACCTATATCAATTACCATGTTTCCACTTGGTTGAAAAATATCCATTCCAGCACCAATTGCGGCAACTTTTGGTTCTTCTTCGAGATAGACGTTTTTCCCACCACTTTTTTCAGCAGCTTGAATAATGGCTTTTTGCTCAATAGAGGTAATATTTGTTGGACAGCAAATTAAAATATTCGGTTTTGACAAGAATCCTTTCACATTCAACTTATTAATGAAATAAGAAAGCATAGCTTCCGTAATATCAAAATCAGCAATAACACCATCCTCTAAAGGACGAATTGCCCGGATATTTCCTGGAGTACGCCCTACCATTCGATAAGCTTCTTCTCCTACTGCCAATACTTGACCATTTGTTGTGTCAATAGCTACTACCGCAGGCTCATTTAAAACAATCCCTTTTCCTTTTACATGAATTAATACATTTGCTGTACCTAAATCGATACCTATATCTTTCGCCATTATTATTGTTCTCCTCTCAAAGCTCTTCGTTCAATTTTAGGCTACATAAATAAACATAGCCATCTAATTTTCTATTATAGCATAACTAACCTTAATCCGAAACCGAGATTTTCTTAAAAATTTAATAAAAAATGATTGTTTTTTGATAGTTGAGTTATTAACTCATTAAAAAGCTGTTTGGCTTTGCTCAGGATTGAATAAAGAAGAGGTAAATTTGGTAGGTCGCTGCTATTACCTACTTCTATGACTTAAATCAAAAAGTGCCGATCAAAACTATTAAAAGTTTCGATCAGCACTTAGGTTGATTTTTAGTTAAACATTTTTTCTAATTCTGCTTCAGTTAGCTGATTTTCTTCTTCATTCACACGTTCAACATCCGCACCAAGTGCTTGCAGTTTTTTATGGAATTCAAAGTACCCACGATCTAAATATTCTAAATGCGTCACACGAGTATAACCTTCTGCGCATAATCCACTTAAAATAAGGGCAGCAGCAGCTCTAAGATCTGTAGCGGCAACTTCAGCACCTTGCAGTTTAGTTGGGCCATACATAACTAATGATGGACCTTCAACTTTGAAATTCGCATTCATACGACGTAATTCTTCCATATGCATATAGCGATTCTCAAAAACGGTCTCAGTCATTGTGCTAGTACCTTCTGCTAATAATTGAACAGCAGTCATTTGTGCTTGCATATCCGTTGGGAAACCGGGATGTGGCATCGTTTTTACATCAGTTGCTTTCAACTTTTCAGGTCCAATAACACGCATGCCATTTTCTTCTTCAGTAATTGAAACATTCATTTCTTTTAATTTTGAAATTAAAGGTTTATTATGTTCTGCAACAGCATCTTCAATAAAAATATTTCCCTTAGTCATTGCTGCAGCGACCATAAACGTGCCCGCTTCAATTCTATCAGGAATAATACCATGTTCTGTACCAGTTAAAACTTCGACACCTTCGATTCGAATTGTCTCAGTTCCTGCTCCAATAACTTTTGCACCCATGCGATTTAAAAAGTTAGCTAAATCGACAATTTCAGGTTCACGGGCTACGTTTTCAATGACTGTTGTACCTTTAGCTAACGTTGCAGCCATCATAATATTTTGTGTTGCACCTACGCTAGGGAAGTCAAGGTAAATTCTTGCGCCTTTTAATTCATCAGCGAACGCTTCTATAAAGCCATTTTCGATATGTACTCTCGCACCCATCGCTTCAAAGCCTTTTAAATGTAAATCAATTGGTCTTGTTCCGATTGCACAACCACCTGGAAGCGCAACTTTAGCATGACCTAAACGAGCCAATAATGGACCCATTACAACAATTGACGCACGCATTTTACTTACGTATTCAAAAGGTGCTTCAAAATTCAATTCATGGGTTGCATTGACAACAACCTCTTTATTTTTTTCACTAAAGTTAATATCTAAGTTTAAATGGTGTAACACTTCATTGATTGTAAATACATCAGACAATGTTGGTACATTTGTTAATTTACTTTCCCCAACACTTGCTAAGATAGTTGCTGCTAAAATTGGTAATACTGCATTTTTAGCACCTTCTACTTTAACTGTTCCTTCCAGACGTTTGCCGCCACGAACAATTATTTTTTCCATGTTT
This Carnobacterium maltaromaticum DSM 20342 DNA region includes the following protein-coding sequences:
- a CDS encoding DNA-directed RNA polymerase subunit beta, yielding MPNKKEKMGAIPTPLKVLIVIVVIILTFLIGAMIGFGLLGDGNPFAVFSQNTWEHIFSFFTKGPKN
- a CDS encoding sensor histidine kinase produces the protein MKYLYQQMLAFFAVIMTVLVILGFSFLKFTTDTVQENLESQLSSYANTIIENRLVENAEWAELLLHNQGVRIYVTDTNKQIISPKRDKGKYLNISDADLKELTKGNEVSSKGDSPIDLLGNKNKQLWVLVSFVYTETQEFAGIVYVDAPMSNIKGSISELKKNLYFALVISTICALILSFVLAQYQVKRINRLRSATHRISKGDFDVHLESKDRDEFDDLAEDFNTMASSLKESNEEIERQENRRRQFMADAAHEMRTPLTTINGLLEGLEYDVFPEEQKKRSITLMQNETRRLIRLVNENLDYEKIRSNQITLSRYTFNVHDALESIVQQLSGKAEESGNKLTLDCPRELTVYADYDRFVQVIVNIVQNAIQFTKDGQISVIGLAGLKETVIEITDTGIGMTAEEVKNIWERYYKADVSRKNTKFGESGLGLAIVQQLMNLHDGKVTVESVPDQGTTFRLSFPKEVIEEGTTEKLENPDLKA
- a CDS encoding rod shape-determining protein, with the translated sequence MAKDIGIDLGTANVLIHVKGKGIVLNEPAVVAIDTTNGQVLAVGEEAYRMVGRTPGNIRAIRPLEDGVIADFDITEAMLSYFINKLNVKGFLSKPNILICCPTNITSIEQKAIIQAAEKSGGKNVYLEEEPKVAAIGAGMDIFQPSGNMVIDIGGGTSDIAVLSMGDIVTSRSLKLAGDKLDSEITQYVKKKYKLLIGERTAESIKIEIGTVFPKNRSDSMDVRGRDMVSGLPRTITITSDEVQEALNESMMLIVQQAKDVLEQTPPELSADIIDRGIILTGGGALLDGIDQLFAEELKVPVFVAERPLDAVALGTGILLENISKKRR
- a CDS encoding LTA synthase family protein, which encodes MKLIKKTQAILNTRLGFFTLAVLLFWAKTYYSYQTAFSLGVTGPLQQFILFINPVATTLFIFSIALYFKKPRRAYIALFVLYLLATALLYSNVIYYREFTDFLTVNTMLGAKSVAGGLNTSAFALTSFADIFYILDFIILLGLLLSKQVKMDPRPFKKRYAFAMTVLSVAIFGANLSIAESNRPQLLTRTFDRNYIVKYLGLNVFTVYDGIKTAQANQVKANADSSDMDEVISYLNEHRAAANPATFGSAKGKNVIYIHLESFQQFLIDYKLKDENGVEHEVTPFLNSLYHDQSTTSYENFFHQVGQGKTSDAETLLENSLFGLPQGSAFTQAGSSNVFQAAPQILRDNGNYTSAVFHGNVGSFWNRDNTYKSFGFNYFFDASYYDVSDGNTLEYGLKDKLLFQESTQYLEQLPQPFYAKFLTVTNHFPYPLDDDNVEFPRATTGDSTIDGYFATAHYLDQSVKEFFDYLKASGLYDNSMIVLYGDHYGISNSRNPSLAPLLGKTSEEWTDYDNALVQRVPFMYHIPGQTNGGIKSEFGGQIDVLPTLLHLLGVDTTNEDGFIQFGTDLTSPEHDQTVAFRNGSFVTPKYTVMGTKIYDTKTGALITDPSEEVLAEVEVLRTGVEKQLNLSDSIINSDLLRYYTPANFTPVDPTVFNYKNQVDQLKEAAKKLGDENTSLINQKDGQSTVELYKTDAPELMTDAEKAAKAAADSAAEAAKEDATK
- a CDS encoding FtsX-like permease family protein, whose translation is MTIFERAVLRIRHTPMRSILVFFLYVAFSLILVFLFSMLTQLNFSLDTINETLNLKQSDLTINTDFFQSLAETIKHKQDIVGQLLLFTIVFGAIGFTALHGLLLFFRRKELLNFRLIGEKKRKIFFQLVLENLILLNVFLLFLFVTSVFFRQPVAQQLNQIEQNFVGKTEKHFLIQTNSTIISATQDDKLPSENPQPYKEGVSKFNTVTLTDANQTIGTNPQRFVQFALGMNLFTLLCMSPAALWFLNRNTLKYG
- the murA gene encoding UDP-N-acetylglucosamine 1-carboxyvinyltransferase, giving the protein MEKIIVRGGKRLEGTVKVEGAKNAVLPILAATILASVGESKLTNVPTLSDVFTINEVLHHLNLDINFSEKNKEVVVNATHELNFEAPFEYVSKMRASIVVMGPLLARLGHAKVALPGGCAIGTRPIDLHLKGFEAMGARVHIENGFIEAFADELKGARIYLDFPSVGATQNIMMAATLAKGTTVIENVAREPEIVDLANFLNRMGAKVIGAGTETIRIEGVEVLTGTEHGIIPDRIEAGTFMVAAAMTKGNIFIEDAVAEHNKPLISKLKEMNVSITEEENGMRVIGPEKLKATDVKTMPHPGFPTDMQAQMTAVQLLAEGTSTMTETVFENRYMHMEELRRMNANFKVEGPSLVMYGPTKLQGAEVAATDLRAAAALILSGLCAEGYTRVTHLEYLDRGYFEFHKKLQALGADVERVNEEENQLTEAELEKMFN
- a CDS encoding 3D domain-containing protein, which translates into the protein MKKRILSIAIASTLFVGIAGVSSALAATLDDNSEQVVPKNVATLSGQTVLANLTTQKNSNNDSKTIVQELLAAQTLKDQTPSMSKVTKVEKTSTVANYTVEAGDTIENIAKAFEVSLEDLMKWNAGLTIDSIIQVGQTIKIQTEKDPTTIETSKLSWEAPAPVVEVAPEPAVVAEAPVTQPVEAVAEVAPAPTVETTPTAAAPSGRVVTVSATAYSTSEPGMSSFTALGIDLRQTSNVIAVDPNVIPLGSRVFVEGYGEAIAGDTGGAIVGNKIDVHFATVDACYQWGVRSVQVTILD
- a CDS encoding response regulator transcription factor translates to MKILMIEDNQSVCEMMEMFFLKENWDATFKQDGKEGLDAFLEQPDSWDIVTLDLNLPTMDGIQICREIRKVSETVPIIMLTAKDSESDQVIGLEMGADDYVTKPFSPLTLIARLKALHRRADLTSHEEVPKHKLDEDFEVATDHLKINTKTREAFLFEKPIEGLTPKEFELLYTLAKSPKQVFSREQLLTLVWDYQYYGDERTVDAHIKKLRQKIEKTGPQVIQTVWGVGYKFDDSGVE
- a CDS encoding single-stranded DNA-binding protein translates to MNQVTLVGRLVREIQLQEVGESKSVVNNTIAVQRIFKTEQQQQADFIPLVAWGKVAKLLDLYCEKGDLIGINGKMQSRSYINSENITIFVVEMRVEEIQFLQNKRTEETIAIVEP